The proteins below come from a single Corylus avellana chromosome ca3, CavTom2PMs-1.0 genomic window:
- the LOC132173817 gene encoding succinate-semialdehyde dehydrogenase, mitochondrial isoform X2: MDSLKISTEAEAVASRLHKSGLLRTQGLIGGKWVDAYDRKTIKVYNPATGAVIADVPCMGGKETNDAISSAYEAFYSWSKLTAAARSRYLRKWYDLLIAHREELGQLITLEQGKPLKEALGEVSYGAGFIEFSAEEAKRVYGDIIPSPLADRRLFVLKQPVGVVGAITPWNFPLAMITRKVGPALACGCTVVIKPSEITPLTALAAAELSLQAGIPPGVVNVVMGNASDIGDSLLASTQVRKITFTGSTAVGKKLMAGAAGTVKKVSLELGGNAPCIVFDDADLDVAVKGALAAKFRNSGQTCVCANRVIVQEGIYEKFANAFSKAVQNLQVGDGFTEGVAQGPLINEAAVQKVESFLQDAISKGAKVLLGGKRHSLGMTFYEPTVVSDVNGEMLLSREEVFGPVAPLLRFKTEDEAIHLANDTNAGLAAYVFTNNIQRSWRVSEALEYGLVGVNEGVISTEVAPFGGVKQSGLGREGSKYGLDEYLEMKYVCLGNMNSN; the protein is encoded by the exons ATAAGCACGGAGGCGGAGGCTGTTGCTTCTCGGCTTCATAAATCGGGACTGTTGCGGACCCAGGGGCTTATTGGAGGGAAATGGGTTGATGCATATGACAGGAAGACTATCAAG GTTTACAATCCAGCAACTGGTGCAGTTATAGCAGATGTGCCATGCATGGGTGGGAAGGAGACAAACGATGCAATATCTTCAGCATATGAAGCATTTTATT CTTGGAGCAAACTTACTGCTGCTGCAAGGAGCAGATATCTTAGGAAATG GTACGATCTACTAATTGCCCACAGAGAAGAGCTTGGACAACTTATAACCTTAGAGCAAGGAAAACCTCTAAAAGAAGCCCTGGGCGAG GTAAGCTATGGGGCTGGTTTTATTGAGTTCTCTGCGGAAGAAGCCAAACGTGTATATGGTGATATAATTCCATCACCTCTTGCTGATCGCCGGTTGTTTGTTTTAAAGCAG cCTGTAGGTGTTGTTGGTGCAATTACGCCCTGGAACTTTCCCTTGGCTATGATTACTCGGAAG GTTGGTCCTGCACTTGCATGTGGTTGTACGGTAGTCATAAAACCCTCTGAAATTACACCTCTCACAGCTTTAGCAGCAGCTGAGCTCTCTCTTCAGGCTGGAATACCACCG ggCGTTGTCAACGTGGTTATGGGAAATGCTTCTGATATAGGAGATTCTTTACTTGCCAGTACACAg GTAAGAAAGATCACATTCACGGGCTCAACAGCAGTTGGAAAGAAGTTGATGGCAGGTGCCGCTGGGACTGTTAAAAAG GTATCTCTGGAACTTGGTGGCAATGCACCCTGCATAGTTTTTGATGATGCAGACCTGGATGTGGCAGTAAAAGGAGCT CTTGCAGCAAAGTTCCGTAATAGTGGACAGACATGCGTTTGTGCAAATAGAGTTATTGTGCAAGAAG GTATCTACGAGAAATTTGCAAATGCTTTTTCAAAAGCTGTCCAAAATCTCCAAGTTGGGGATGGCTTTACCGAGGGTGTGGCCCAG GGTCCTCTAATCAATGAAGCAGCAGTGCAAAAG GTTGAATCGTTTCTTCAAGATGCAATCTCAAAG GGAGCAAAAGTCCTACTCGGGGGTAAAAGACATAGTCTTGGAATGACTTTTTATGAGCCTACAGTTGTCAGTGATGTCAACGGTGAGATGCTTCTATCAAG AGAAGAAGTATTTGGACCTGTGGCACCACTATTGCGGTTCAAAACTGAGGATGAAGCTATCCACCTTGCTAATGACACCAATGCAG GTTTAGCTGCTTACGTATTTACAAACAACATTCAACGTTCATGGCGTGTGTCTGAAGCTCTTGAATATGGACTTGTTGGTGTCAATGAAGGCGTAATTTCAACAGAG GTGGCTCCATTTGGAGGTGTTAAGCAGTCTGGTCTTGGACGGGAAGGTTCCAAATATGGGCTGGACGAATATCTAGAA
- the LOC132173817 gene encoding succinate-semialdehyde dehydrogenase, mitochondrial isoform X1, whose translation MATLKAAHISIRAGGFTNLMSRPRRSVSVRASDRLLTRQISTEAEAVASRLHKSGLLRTQGLIGGKWVDAYDRKTIKVYNPATGAVIADVPCMGGKETNDAISSAYEAFYSWSKLTAAARSRYLRKWYDLLIAHREELGQLITLEQGKPLKEALGEVSYGAGFIEFSAEEAKRVYGDIIPSPLADRRLFVLKQPVGVVGAITPWNFPLAMITRKVGPALACGCTVVIKPSEITPLTALAAAELSLQAGIPPGVVNVVMGNASDIGDSLLASTQVRKITFTGSTAVGKKLMAGAAGTVKKVSLELGGNAPCIVFDDADLDVAVKGALAAKFRNSGQTCVCANRVIVQEGIYEKFANAFSKAVQNLQVGDGFTEGVAQGPLINEAAVQKVESFLQDAISKGAKVLLGGKRHSLGMTFYEPTVVSDVNGEMLLSREEVFGPVAPLLRFKTEDEAIHLANDTNAGLAAYVFTNNIQRSWRVSEALEYGLVGVNEGVISTEVAPFGGVKQSGLGREGSKYGLDEYLEMKYVCLGNMNSN comes from the exons ATGGCGACGTTGAAAGCAGCGCACATAAGCATAAGGGCCGGCGGATTCACCAATCTTATGTCGCGGCCCCGGCGCTCGGTTTCCGTGCGCGCATCCGATCGTCTCCTCACTCGCCAG ATAAGCACGGAGGCGGAGGCTGTTGCTTCTCGGCTTCATAAATCGGGACTGTTGCGGACCCAGGGGCTTATTGGAGGGAAATGGGTTGATGCATATGACAGGAAGACTATCAAG GTTTACAATCCAGCAACTGGTGCAGTTATAGCAGATGTGCCATGCATGGGTGGGAAGGAGACAAACGATGCAATATCTTCAGCATATGAAGCATTTTATT CTTGGAGCAAACTTACTGCTGCTGCAAGGAGCAGATATCTTAGGAAATG GTACGATCTACTAATTGCCCACAGAGAAGAGCTTGGACAACTTATAACCTTAGAGCAAGGAAAACCTCTAAAAGAAGCCCTGGGCGAG GTAAGCTATGGGGCTGGTTTTATTGAGTTCTCTGCGGAAGAAGCCAAACGTGTATATGGTGATATAATTCCATCACCTCTTGCTGATCGCCGGTTGTTTGTTTTAAAGCAG cCTGTAGGTGTTGTTGGTGCAATTACGCCCTGGAACTTTCCCTTGGCTATGATTACTCGGAAG GTTGGTCCTGCACTTGCATGTGGTTGTACGGTAGTCATAAAACCCTCTGAAATTACACCTCTCACAGCTTTAGCAGCAGCTGAGCTCTCTCTTCAGGCTGGAATACCACCG ggCGTTGTCAACGTGGTTATGGGAAATGCTTCTGATATAGGAGATTCTTTACTTGCCAGTACACAg GTAAGAAAGATCACATTCACGGGCTCAACAGCAGTTGGAAAGAAGTTGATGGCAGGTGCCGCTGGGACTGTTAAAAAG GTATCTCTGGAACTTGGTGGCAATGCACCCTGCATAGTTTTTGATGATGCAGACCTGGATGTGGCAGTAAAAGGAGCT CTTGCAGCAAAGTTCCGTAATAGTGGACAGACATGCGTTTGTGCAAATAGAGTTATTGTGCAAGAAG GTATCTACGAGAAATTTGCAAATGCTTTTTCAAAAGCTGTCCAAAATCTCCAAGTTGGGGATGGCTTTACCGAGGGTGTGGCCCAG GGTCCTCTAATCAATGAAGCAGCAGTGCAAAAG GTTGAATCGTTTCTTCAAGATGCAATCTCAAAG GGAGCAAAAGTCCTACTCGGGGGTAAAAGACATAGTCTTGGAATGACTTTTTATGAGCCTACAGTTGTCAGTGATGTCAACGGTGAGATGCTTCTATCAAG AGAAGAAGTATTTGGACCTGTGGCACCACTATTGCGGTTCAAAACTGAGGATGAAGCTATCCACCTTGCTAATGACACCAATGCAG GTTTAGCTGCTTACGTATTTACAAACAACATTCAACGTTCATGGCGTGTGTCTGAAGCTCTTGAATATGGACTTGTTGGTGTCAATGAAGGCGTAATTTCAACAGAG GTGGCTCCATTTGGAGGTGTTAAGCAGTCTGGTCTTGGACGGGAAGGTTCCAAATATGGGCTGGACGAATATCTAGAA